The Burkholderia mayonis genome window below encodes:
- the idi gene encoding isopentenyl-diphosphate Delta-isomerase, producing MDEMLILVDRNDTPLGFDTKARIHQSGALHRAFSIFIFDHQERLLLQRRALGKYHSAGLWSNSCCGHPRQGEELGAAVARRLREEMGFDCELCKVSALTYRAQLPNGLIEHEYDHIYVGMFEGEPVANPDEVADWRWSLCDEVLDLMEHRPHDFTVWFREIMGRATADGLLAQWRAWAGRGTRLGPILFT from the coding sequence ATGGACGAGATGCTCATTCTGGTGGATCGAAACGATACTCCCTTGGGTTTCGACACCAAGGCACGGATTCACCAAAGTGGCGCATTGCATCGGGCTTTTTCGATATTTATATTCGACCATCAAGAGCGTCTGTTGCTTCAGCGGCGCGCACTCGGAAAATACCACTCGGCGGGTTTGTGGAGCAACAGCTGTTGCGGGCATCCACGGCAGGGAGAAGAACTCGGTGCAGCGGTGGCTCGGCGTTTGCGCGAGGAGATGGGGTTCGATTGCGAGTTGTGCAAGGTATCGGCGCTGACGTACCGGGCGCAGTTGCCCAACGGCCTGATCGAACACGAGTACGACCACATCTACGTCGGTATGTTCGAGGGCGAACCTGTCGCGAATCCCGATGAGGTTGCCGACTGGCGATGGTCCCTGTGCGATGAAGTCCTGGATCTAATGGAGCACCGGCCTCATGACTTTACCGTCTGGTTCCGGGAGATTATGGGCCGCGCGACGGCGGACGGTCTCCTCGCACAATGGCGGGCATGGGCCGGCAGAGGAACCCGCCTAGGGCCAATACTGTTCACTTGA